The proteins below are encoded in one region of Phaseolus vulgaris cultivar G19833 chromosome 1, P. vulgaris v2.0, whole genome shotgun sequence:
- the LOC137815206 gene encoding trans-Golgi network-localized SYP41-interacting protein 1 isoform X2 yields the protein MSENHVEELVSDSDSGGGVVNDQSNVDTESNTGTNQDQGERVDLRDPDDEKSAEDTPRDRDDMFVDCPDELTGQKDEEVATEKNEDDATEENEVMHEQQRHSVEMGNGGGDGHSPGQLEEADAEKERILQEYQEERQTVTQGVLDLHCQLKTLTGKENETEVGDREVSDFLLREMIKECLEFVNTASEEQSNKETTISNLREHLSTRDREIEDLNTKLAQLMVSNDNFQVSAQAQLEKDSNIESSIDNMISSLATVVAQEQVLDGSISGKIVYIEEGTTHLIGKYNQILSEIYQLGQSFSEVGLDSKEQEYGNILAGAHNGLLELKRKETEVVEKLAQLEDENRKLVDELDKEKVMIGTLNTELGNLKTELEQEKVKCANTKEKLSMAVTKGKALVQQRDSLKKSLADKSSELEKCLIELQEKSVALQAAELAKEELSHSENMVASLQNSLLEKNEIFDQVEEILCYAKPDEPGMFDVPEKLRWLADERNTLKEAFIELCKLKEALSLVDLPEPVSSYDLESQMNWLVDSFLRARDFVYTLQEENSTIMEASRYNIDQLSVFLLLELQEKDYLLSELTDLKFKYDELIGKNCLISSEKDQIVNMLVDLCGLNREDEGVDYSNTSVIIDICFQIIKGQSGPFSRASNIDSELFEKIQSLLYVRDQGLILCEDILEEEMLIRSGMNKLSEELKVASQEIITLKEERSSLLQDLDRSEEKTTMIRDKLSMAVKKGKGLVQDRDNLKGLLNERNSEIEQLKVDLQKQESAVSEYRDEINRLSSDVESIPKLEADLLEMKRERTQLEQFLMESNNMLQKVMQCIDGIILPVEPVFDEPIEKVKWLAGYVSECQDAKVHIEQELQLVKEKTSILEIKVAESQATVKSLERELSSSDDSVSQLAEEKTELEHRKAKIEEELQKVKEKFAEVCSTNKSLEDALSEAEKNISILSVEKEEAQASRVAAERELESFKDEAASQASKLEEASRIIKDLEDKLYQVEGNKKSLEDALSQAEKDISILSEEKEQTQVSRVAAERVLESFKDEAASQTSKLTEASRTIKDLEDKLYQVEGTNQSLEEALSQAEKDISILSEEKEQAQVSRVAAEQVLESFKDEAASQTSKLAQASRTIKDLEDRLSEVEGNVNLLTEKYNADQVVKIEMENELKKLQDEAANHANNLVGTSETIKSLEDALSKAQDNVSALEDSNKIAKQEISSLGLKLNSCMDELAGKNGSLENRSLKLIGLLNDLQVLLKDTTLFPRIKQFFERKCETLKNMNLVLNKIRDNVALTAKDSKGQLVMEENPLMRKTFLDGSHNFEVELDNTEIDGADIDTIISSFGKIVKGFELSNKHIADRFDEFSNCMDEFISPLHEKLLETETISETIVQNIESMKEEANTMEKLKEEQKNIIDSLQNNISVLLSACTDSTIALQSEVDKNLGQLDSISEVEELNLEAGAQADHLKNSKYVEATHKLINASRKTQTLIRQFEGRSEQLDATIEDLQNKLKEATVAFESVTDDRDLNKNRVSQLESDIQSLQSACSELKDKLQSCHALEEKLNEKEAEISSMHNVLLAKEENSLLTSSQMRDLFEKIDRIKIPIVESEDDLELPTSAPMKKLSYIIDSITRLHNQLNSLSHDKEKLQSILETKDLEIKDMKEEVKQLSRNCEDAKLLKNEMSELTLVLEKIMDILGAGEWVVNRKSKGLKELIPALENHIIAIISECDDSKSKAQELDTKLVGSQKVIDQLTTKVKLLEDSLQDKTSLPDIVQDRSIYEASSLPTGSEITEVEEGSSRGKQAISPVPSAAHARNMRKGSADHLALDISTESDNLISRVDTDEDKGHAFKSLNTSGFVPKQGKLIADRIDGLWVSGGRVLMSRPKARLGIVGYLLILHIWLLGTIL from the exons ATGTCTGAGAATCACGTAGAGGAGCTGGTTTCGGATTCGGATTCGGGTGGTGGTGTGGTGAACGACCAATCGAATGTGGATACCGAATCGAACACTGGTACAAATCAAGACCAG GGAGAGCGTGTTGATCTCAGGGATCCTGATGATGAAAAATCTGCAGAGGATACTCCCAGGGATAGGGATGACATGTTTGTTGATTGTCCGGATGAGTTAACCGGGcaaaaggatgaagaagttGCAACTGAGAAAAATGAAGATGACGCGACGGAGGAAAATGAAGTCATGCATGAACAGCAGAGGCATTCTGTTGAAATGGGCAATGGAGGGGGGGATGGTCACTCCCCAGGCCAGCTGGAGGAAGCTGATGCTGAGAAGGAACGGATTTTGCAGGAATACCAG GAAGAAAGACAAACTGTTACACAGGGAGTGCTTGATCTTCATTGTCAGCTCAAGACTCTCACTGGCAAAGAGAATGAAACTGAAGTTGGAGATAGGGAAGTGAGTGATTTTCTGTTGAGGGAGATGATAAAAGAATGTTTGGAATTTGTGAACACTGCTTCAGAAGAACAGTCAAACAAAGAAACCACTATAAGTAATCTTCGCGAACATTTGTCTACCAGGGACCGTGAAATAGAGGATCTTAATACAAAGCTTGCTCAGTTGATGGTATCTAACGACAATTTTCAGGTTTCAGCTCAAGCTCAACTTGAAAAGGATAGTAATATTGAGAGTTCGATAGATAATATGATATCCTCTCTTGCAACAGTTGTCGCTCAAGAACAAGTATTGGATGGTTCTATTAGtggaaaaatagtttatattgaAGAAGGCACTACGCATCTAATTGGAAAGTATAATCAGATTCTTTCTGAAATTTATCAACTTGGGCAATCTTTCTCCGAGGTAGGCTTGGATTCTAAAGAGCAGGAATATGGGAACATACTTGCTGGTGCTCATAATGGGTTACTGGAGCTCAAAAGAAAGGAGACAGAAGTGGTTGAAAAACTGGCTCAGTTAGAAGATGAAAACCGGAAATTGGTTGATGAGCTTGATAAGGAAAAGGTGATGATAGGGACATTAAATACTGAACTAGGAAATTTGAAAACAGAACTTGAGCAGGAAAAGGTTAAATGTGCTAATACCAAAGAAAAGCTTAGTATGGCTGTGACAAAAGGAAAGGCGTTGGTACAGCAGCGAGATTCATTAAAGAAGTCTCTGGCTGATAAATCCAGCGAGCTTGAGAAATGTTTGATTGAATTGCAAGAGAAGTCAGTTGCACTCCAAGCTGCTGAGCTTGCTAAGGAAGAGTTGTCCCACAGTGAAAATATGGTTGCATCCCTACAGAACTCATTATTAGAAAAGAATGAAATTTTTGATCAAGTGGAAGAAATCTTGTGTTATGCCAAACCTGATGAACCTGGAATGTTTGATGTGCCAGAGAAACTCAGATGGCTTGCGGATGAGAGAAATACACTGAAGGAAGCCTTCATAGAGTTATGCAAATTGAAGGAAGCTCTATCTCTAGTGGACCTACCAGAGCCTGTTTCATCATATGATTTGGAATCACAAATGAATTGGCTTGTGGATTCTTTTCTTAGGGCCCGGGACTTCGTGTACACTCTACAGGAAGAAAATTCCACAATCATGGAAGCATCCCGTTACAATATTGATCAGTTgagtgtttttcttttgctggAATTGCAGGAAAAAGATTACCTTCTGTCAGAATTAACTGATTTGAAGTTCAAATATGACGAGCTTATTGGCAAGAACTGTCTGATTTCTTCGGAGAAGGATCAGATAGTCAATATGTTAGTTGATCTTTGTGGCCTGAACAGGGAAGATGAAGGGGTTGACTATTCCAACACCTCTGTGATCATCGACATATGCTTTCAAATTATAAAAGGTCAAAGTGGTCCCTTCTCTAGAGCATCTAATATTGATTCTGAGTTGTTTGAAAAGATTCAAAGTCTCTTGTACGTTAGAGATCAAGGTTTAATACTCTGCGAAGATATACTGGAAGAGGAGATGCTAATTAGATCAGGTATGAATAAGCTTTCAGAAGAATTGAAAGTGGCATCTCAGGAAATTATAACACTGAAAGAAGAAAGGAGTTCTCTGCTGCAAGATCTTGATCGATCAGAGGAGAAGACTACCATGATTAGGGACAAGTTGTCCATGGCAGTTAAGAAAGGAAAGGGGCTGGTTCAAGATAGGGACAATCTAAAAGGTCTTCTAAATGAAAGGAACTCAGAGATTGAGCAGTTGAAGGTTGATTTGCAGAAGCAAGAATCTGCTGTTTCTGAATACAGGGATGAGATCAACAGATTGTCCAGTGATGTGGAAAGCATCCCAAAGCTAGAGGCTGATCTTCTGGAAATGAAAAGGGAGAGGACTCAGTTAGAACAGTTCTTAATGGAGAGCAATAACATGTTACAGAAAGTGATGCAGTGTATTGATGGTATCATTCTTCCCGTTGAGCCTGTTTTTGATGAACCAATAGAAAAGGTGAAGTGGCTTGCTGGTTATGTCAGTGAATGCCAAGATGCTAAGGTACACATAGAGCAAGAGTTGCAGCTAGTGAAGGAGAAGACCAGTATACTTGAAATTAAAGTAGCTGAATCCCAAGCCACTGTAAAATCCCTTGAACGGGAGTTATCATCTTCGGATGACAGTGTTTCTCAACTTGCTGAAGAAAAAACAGAATTAGAACATCGAAAGGCAAAAATTGAGGAAGAGTTACAGaaagttaaagaaaaatttgCTGAGGTTTGTAGTACCAATAAGTCACTTGAAGATGCCTTATCAGAAgcagaaaaaaatatttctattctTTCTGTAGAGAAAGAGGAGGCTCAAGCTAGCAGAGTTGCTGCAGAAAGAGAGTTAGAGAGTTTTAAAGATGAAGCAGCCAGTCAAGCAAGCAAACTGGAAGAGGCCAGCAGGATCATAAAGGATCTAGAAGATAAACTATATCAGGTTGAGGGTAATAAGAAGTCACTTGAAGATGCGTTATCACAAGCAGAAAAAGATATTTCTATTCTCTCCGAAGAGAAAGAGCAGACTCAAGTTAGCAGAGTAGCTGCAGAGAGAGTGTTAGAGAGTTTTAAAGATGAAGCAGCCAGTCAAACAAGCAAACTGACAGAGGCCAGCAGGACCATAAAGGATCTAGAAGATAAACTATATCAGGTTGAGGGTACTAATCAGTCACTTGAAGAGGCCTTATCACAAGCAGAAAAAGATATTTCTATTCTTTCCGAAGAGAAAGAGCAGGCTCAAGTTAGCAGAGTAGCTGCAGAGCAAGTGTTAGAGAGTTTTAAAGATGAAGCAGCCAGTCAAACAAGCAAACTGGCACAGGCTAGCAGGACCATTAAGGATCTAGAAGATAGACTATCTGAGGTTGAGGGTAATGTCAATTTATTGACTGAAAAGTATAATGCTGATCAAGTTGTCAAGATTGAGATGGAAAATGAATTGAAGAAGCTGCAAGATGAAGCTGCAAATCATGCCAACAATTTGGTAGGTACCTCTGAAACTATAAAATCACTGGAGGATGCATTATCGAAGGCACAAGATAATGTTTCTGCCTTGGAAGattcaaataaaattgcaaaGCAGGAGATATCTTCACTTGGTTTGAAGTTAAATTCCTGCATGGACGAGTTAGCTGGAAAGAATGGCAGCTTAGAAAACAGGTCCTTAAAGCTCATTGGACTCCTTAATGATCTTCAGGTGCTCTTGAAAGACACTACTCTATTTCCCAGAATAAAACAATTCTTTGAGAGGAAATGTGAGACCCTGAAGAATATGAATCTCGTTCTCAACAAAATTAGAGATAATGTTGCCTTGACTGCAAAGGACTCAAAGGGACAGCTAGTGATGGAG GAAAATCCACTTATGAGAAAAACATTCTTGGATGGTTCTCACAATTTTGAAGTTGAACTGGACAACACAGAGATTGATGGTGCCGATATTGACACCATAATCTCGTCATTTGGAAAGATTGTGAAAGGGTTTGAGTTGAGCAACAAACACATTGCAGATAGGTTTGATGAATTTTCAAATTGTATGGATGAGTTCATTTCTCCTCTCCATGAAAAACTATTGGAAACAGAGACCATCTCGGAGACTATTGTTCAGAACATCGAAAGTATGAAAGAAGAAGCAAATACCATGGAAAAGTTGAAAGAAGAacagaaaaatattattgatagtTTACAAAACAATATCAGTGTATTGCTATCTGCGTGCACTGATTCTACCATTGCACTTCAGAGTGAAGTTGACAAGAATCTCGGGCAGCTAGACTCCATTTCTGAGGTTGAAGAGTTAAACCTTGAAGCAGGTGCACAAGCAGATCATCTTAAGAACAGTAAATACGTGGAGGCCACACATAAGTTGATTAACGCTTCTAGAAAAACTCAAACTTTGATTAGACAGTTTGAAGGTAGAAGTGAGCAGTTAGATGCAACAATTGAAGATTTACAGAATAAATTGAAAGAAGCAACAGTTGCTTTTGAATCAGTCACAGATGATAGAGACTTAAATAAAAACAGAGTTTCGCAGCTGGAGTCCGATATTCAATCACTGCAAAGTGCTTGCAGTGAGCTTAAGGATAAGTTACAGAGCTGTCATGCCCTAGAAGAAAAATTGAATGAAAAAGAGGCTGAGATTTCTTCTATGCACAATGTTTTGTTGGCAAAAGAAG AAAACTCCCTCCTTACATCATCTCAAATGAGAGATCTCTTTGAGAAGATAGATAGGATCAAAATCCCTATTGTAGAGTCTGAAGATGACTTGGAACTACCTACTTCAGCTCCCATGAAAAAACTCTCTTATATTATTGATAGTATTACTAGGTTGCATAATCAATTAAACTCTCTTTCTCATGATAAAGAAAAGCTGCAGTCAATCCTTGAAACGAAGGATCTTGAAATTAAGGATATGAAGGAGGAAGTTAAACAACTCAGTAGAAACTGTGAAGATGCAAAATTACTCAAGAATGAAATGTCTGAGCTCACCCTTGTATTAGAAAAAATTATGGATATTTTGGGAGCCGGTGAATGGGTTGTAAATAGGAAATCTAAAGGTTTGAAGGAATTAATACCAGCATTGGAAAACCATATTATTGCCATTATTTCAGAATGTGATGATTCAAAATCCAAGGCCCAAGAACTTGATACTAAGTTAGTTGGAAGTCAGAAGGTTATTGATcaattaacaaccaaggttaAACTACTTGAAGATtcacttcaagataagactTCTCTGCCAGACATTGTCCAGGACAGGAGCATATATGAAGCATCCTCATTACCTACTGGGTCTGAGATAACTGAAGTTGAAGAG GGTTCATCACGTGGCAAGCAAGCAATATCCCCTGTCCCATCAGCTGCTCATGCACGGAATATGCGAAAAGGATCTGCTGACCATCTTGCACTTGATATTAGTACGGAGTCTGATAATTTGATTAGCAGGGTGGATACGGATGAGGATAAAG GTCATGCATTCAAGTCTCTAAACACTTCTGGATTTGTACCAAAACAGGGAAAGCTCATTGCAGATCGTATTGATGGACTCTG GGTATCTGGTGGTCGAGTTCTCATGAGTCGTCCTAAAGCAAGATTAGGAATTGTTGGTTATTTGCTTATCTTGCATATCTGGCTCCTGGGAACGATCTTGTAG